A genomic region of Ictidomys tridecemlineatus isolate mIctTri1 chromosome 10, mIctTri1.hap1, whole genome shotgun sequence contains the following coding sequences:
- the Pvrig gene encoding transmembrane protein PVRIG, translating to MAGPTPLVLLWALLTLCISAGTPEVWVQVQMEATELPTFTVRCGFLGSGSISLVTVSCGGPDGAGGTSLAVLHPEFGTRYWAPVRQAHWETKSSISLTLEESAARSPWANTTFCCKFISFPSGSQEACGDKGGTGDPGLPAPSPAPILRADLAGIFGASGILLCGCIFVLHFIHRQRHRSVAQLQPPLSSAWAQRRTQATSQTSLSSLHLPNTPTTLCPAAPNMGHPHQRLSQWALLPIHTACQTQVPVTRGSLLATPHSSFISVENGLYAWAGERPPCTGPNLSPSPDSLGPRVMEGYSGV from the exons ATGGCTGGGCCCACGCCTCTGGTCCTGCTCTGGGCACTGCTGACCCTCTGCATCTCTGCAG GGACCCCCGAGGTGTGGGTGCAAGTCCAGATGGAGGCCACTGAGCTCCCAACCTTCACTGTCCGCTGTGGGTTCCTTGGGTCTGGCTCCATCTCCCTGGTGACTGTGAGCTGCGGGGGGCCTGATGGTGCTGGAGGAACCAGTCTAGCTGTGTTGCACCCAGAATTTGGAACCAGGTATTGGGCCCCTGTCCGCCAGGCCCACTGGGAAACCAAAAGCAGCATCTCCCTCACTCTGGAAGAGTCAGCGGCCAGAAGCCCTTGGGCCAACACCACTTTCTGCTGCAAGTTCATTTCCTTCCCCAGTGGCTCCCAGGAAGCCTGTGGAGACAAAGGTGGGACTGGGGA tccaggaCTCCCAGCTCCCTCTCCAGCCCCCATTCTTCGGGCAGACCTGGCCGGGATCTTTGGAGCCTCAGGGATCCTCCTGTGTGGCTGCATCTTCGTCCTACACTTCATACATCGGCAGAGGCATCG gtCTGTCGCTCAGCTTCAGCCACCCCTCTCCAGCGCCTGGGCCCAGAGGAGAACTCAG GCCACCAGTCAAACCTCCCTGAGCAGTCTCCACCTCCCCAATACCCCCACCACCCTCTGCCCAGCAGCTCCGAACATGGGGCACCCCCACCAGCGACTGTCCCAGTGGGCATTGCTCCCCATTCACACTGCATGCCAAACCCAGGTACCTGTCACCCGTGGGTCCCTGCTGGCCACTCCACACAGCAGTTTTATCTCTGTTGAGAATGGACTCTATGCTTGGGCAGGAGAGAGGCCTCCCTGCACTGGCCCCAACCTCAGCCCTTCCCCTGACTCTTTGGGGCCCAGGGTCATGGAGGGGTACTCGGGAGTTTGA